The Deinococcus hopiensis KR-140 sequence CAGTTCACGATGCGCTCGCCCCGGTAGGCCAGCCCCTCGTGGTACAGGCGCACGAACTGGGCGCGCACGGCTCTGGACAGCCCCTCGTCCATCGTGAAGCGCTCGCGGGTCCAGTCCACGCTGACGCCCAGGCGGGTGAGCTGGTCGAGGATCATGCCGCCCGACTGGGCTTTCCAGTTCCACACGCGTTCCAGAAAGCCCTCGCGTCCCAGGTCGAAGCGGGAGAGGCCCTCATCCTTGAGCTGCCGCTCCACCACCACCTGCGTGCTGATGCCCGCGTGGTCCATGCCCGGCAGGTACAGCGCCTCAAAGCCCTGCATGCGCTTGAAGCGGATCAGGGTGTCAATAAGGGTGTTGTCCAGCGCGTGTCCCAGGTGCAGATTGCCCGTCACGTTGGGGGGCGGGATCACGATGGTGAAGGGGGGTTTGCCACTGCTGGCGTCCGCACGGAAGGGCTCGTTCTTCCAGCGCGTGGCCCAGGACGGTTCCACAGTTTGCGGATCGAAGGCTTTGGCGAGGGCGTTCTCGGCGGAGGACGCTTCGGGCGTGGGCAGGTCAGTCATGCGGATTCTCCTGTGGGGCGGCCTGAAGGTGCCGCAGCAGTTCGGGCAGGGCCGCGTCCATCTCCCAGTCCAGCCCGGAATGTGTGGAGGTCGGCCCAGCGAAAGCGGAAGAGGTACTGGCCCCCGGCCAGCGTGTCCCAGGTGGTGGAGAGATTCTTCGGAGCGGCGAAGGTATAGGCGTGACACACCTGCCGGGTAAAACGGTGGGGCAGCTGCGCCTTCCATAGGTAGGAGGCGAGATACTGCGGATGCTCCAGGGTGAGCCCAGATTCCTCCTGAAGTTCGCGCACAGCCGCCTGCGCCGGCGTTTCGCCCGCTTCGACGCCGCCCGCCACCACCTGGACTCCCGCGGCTTCATTCGGACTATGCCCGAATACCAACAGCTCAACACGATCTTGCGCTCGGCGCACAACGAAGCACAGCACCTTTTCGCGCAGTTGCCGTTCGTGGGCGTCAGCCCGGGCCTCTTCCTGCGTGGTGTGAAACGTCACCATCTCGCCTCCTTTCCTTGTGGGCCTGCGGGAAATACAAAAACGTCCCGTCCGCCGGCGTGCGCCGGATGCGGACGAGACGTGAAGGGTCCCGCGATACCACCGCTGTTCCCCCCTGCATGGAGGGCGCTCGTGCTGCGCTGTAGCGGGCGCACCCGTCCGGGTCTACTCACCCCCGTGAGGGGCTTTCTTCCGGCGTGCTCGCGGGCGACGTTCTCCGGCGGCCTTCCCGGCCCTGCTCTCAGTCGTGGCAGGAGCCTTCCTGTGGGGGCACGCTCCGGGTACTCTTCCCGGTCACTGCCCGCACAGTATACGGAGAAGTGGCCGTGAGGGGGATGCGTTGGGTGGCGCATGGGGGGAGGGTACCGGGGGCATTCGGGGCTGTCCCCCGCTGATGCAGAAAGGTCACCTTCAGCGCCTGGGCACAACCTGGGCGACCCGTTGCAAGAGGCGGCGCCGATAGAGGAGAGGGTGTCCCGGTCTCCTCCTCCGGGGTGAAGGCTCGCACCGCAGACCGAGAAGTGAAGCAACTTGACGCATGGACGGCTGGGTGATCTGGATTCTCCTCTGTCCATGTCTCTGTATCCGCCCCCCGGTCTGAGGGTCGTCAGGCCCACATTGGCGCTTCACGGAGCCACGGATGACCTGCTGGCCCAACTGCTGCCCGTCGTTCGTGACGGTGTGGTTGGGCCACCAAGTCATCCGTTCGGTGGTCCCATGTCGCTGTACGAAGACAACCCCTGGCGGGAAAGGAAGTGGTTGCAGGCCATCTGGCCTGGGTGCGGCAACGTTCGCCCGGATTCCCGGCGGTTGTGCTTGGTGGTCCTGCTGGCCGGGCAGGCGGCCGGCGTGCAGGACCCGATTGGTGTGGACTTCGACACCTGCAAGACGGGCAGCAGTTTTTCCTGGTTGGCTCCGGGCCTCCGGCAATGGGGCCTGGGACGGGAAACGCGGGCCGCCGCCCTTCACCTCGCGCTCCAGGGCCTCGGCGCTCAGGAAGCGGCCAGCGAGGCGTTTTTCGACAATGGAACGTCCAACCGCGTATTCGAGGTCATGGGGTACCGGCCGAACGGCACCGCCTGGGCCACACAGCGCGGCGAGCCGGCCCTGCTAAACCGTTGGCGACTGGAGCGCGACGCGGGGGAAGCAGGCCGCCGCAACGACATTGGGTTGATTGGTGTGGAGGAGTGCAAACCCGTGTTGTACATCGCGGGGGTTTCTCTACCCCCATTCAAAGCCTGGTAGGGACGCCAGAGGGCGCGGCACGCCTGGCCGCCTATGCTGCGCCTCTGGCCCGGCGTGTTCCTGAACGCGGTGAAGCAGTATGGGCGGCCCAGCCGCAACGTCAAGGTGGCTCAACCCAGTTCCACCAGGCCCGCTGCGACGAAGGGCCGGATGACTTCGAGCACCTGTCGGGGTGGCTGGTCCAGGCGGTCGAGCATCGTTCGCAACGGCAGGCCCTCGGGCAGGAGGCTCAGGGCCACGTACTGCGGACGCGTGACGGGCTGACCGTCGCTCCAGCGGCTCGTGAAGCGCAGCGGGCGGTTCCAGTCGGGAAACATCCGCATCAGCCCCTCCCACGCGCCGCTTTCTTCGATCAGCCGGCGCAGGGCCGCGTCACGCCGCAACTCCAGCGTGCGCTCACTGGGCGGCACATCGGGCGCGAAGGTGAACTGGCCCGCGTCCAGCGTGCTCATGACCTGCAGCGCCGCGTCGCCAGTAAGTGAGCCGGCCCGCGCGTGAACCAGCTCGCCCGGGTCAAACCACAGTTCGCCGCCCCGCGAATGGGTCACGCTCAGCCGCCCAGCCCGCCCACTCGACAGCAGCATCTGCATCACGGGCATAAAGGGAAACACTGCCAGATCACCGCGCACCATAGGAGACAGTCTAAGGGTCTAAGGGTCTAAGGGTCTAAGGGTCTTGACGGTGGAGGCAAAAGGCAAGGGCCCAAGGAGAGCTGCTCCGTAGAGCAGCTCTCCTTGGGCCCTTTGACTCTCGAACCATGGACCGGGCGAGGCCGCGCTCCCTCAGTCGATGCTGGCCCGCCAGCGCCACTCGGAAGCGCGCTTCATCACGTGGGCGAGACCGCCGGTGATGGCGAGCTTCTGGTTCCAGGGCAGCTTCATCCAGCCCACGGCCATCAGGCCGCCGAGCGACACAAACTCGCCCAGGGTGGTGGGTTCATAGGCTTCGAGGTCCTGGCCCTGGGCGAGGCGCACGAGGTTCTTGCCCGTCAGGCGGCCCTGCTGCCCGGCGTGCTGCGCGGTGGTGGGCACGGGCTTGCCTTCCTGGTTGAGCGCCAGACCCATGTCGCCGATGATGAACACGTCGGGATAGTTTTTGGCGCGCAGGAATTCGTCCACAGCGATGCGTCCGCCGGGACCCTTTTCCAGATGCTCGCCCTTCACGATGTCGCGCGCCTGGATGCCGCCCGTCCAGATGATCTTGCCCGCCGAGATGACCTTCTGCTCGCCATCCGCGGTCTGCACCGTCACGCTGTCGGGCGTTGCGCCCATCAGGCGGTGACCAGTGAGGATGTGAATGCCGTAATCGCGCAGCACTTGCTCAGTCTTGGCGCGCAGGGCGTCGTCAAGCACGGGCAGAATCTTGGGTCCAGCTTCCACGAGGTAGATCTGGAAGGGGGGCAGACCGCGCTCACGGCTGAGCAGGCTGGCCCGCTGCGCGAGTTCGGTCACGAGTTCGACGCCCGTCAGGCCCGCGCCGCCCACCACGATGTCGCGGTTGCCGGTGTACTCGTTGGAGAAGACGCGGTTGACGAAGTTGAAGATTTCGTCGGCGTCGCTGAGCTGCTTGAGCTCGGCGGCGTTTTCCGCGAGGCCGGGGATGCGGTAGAAGTTCGTGACCGAACCCAGCGCCACCACGAGCTTGTCGTAGGTCAGCACGCGGCCGTCTTTCATCGTGACCTCGCGCTCGTCGAGATTCACGCCGTCCACCTGCGCCTGCTCGAACTGCACGCCAGTGCCGCGCAGCAGCGGCGTGATGGGCAGCGTCACGCGGGTGTTGTGCGCCGCCGCCTCGTGCAGGCGGGTCTCGAAGGTGTGAAAGGGATTCTGTTCCACGAGCAGCGCTTCCAGTTCGGGAACAGGCTTCATTTTGGTGGCCGCCGCGAGGCCCGCGTAGCCAGCACCGAGAATTAGGGTCTTCATACAAACCTCTCCTGTGAACCAATTCACGAGAAGGCTTCACGGCACAATCCGCCCATAAAACCTGCCAGAGGCACCCCCTGGCCGTGACAACAGCGTACACCTTACAACAAAGGGCGCTGTGACTTCACCTGCAGGTCGGTGCGTCTATGGGGGAAGGTTAAATGTGCGTCAGGAAAGAGGACGGTAAGGCGCAGTCTACACGGTCCAGATGGCAAAATTCCTCCTGCTGGCAACAGGAGGAACCCGTGAGGGCTTGCCCACAGACGTTTTTCGCAGTGGCCGTACCCCGTGGGGCCTTACTCGTGGTCGTGCATGCCCGGCGTGTGGGCGTGGCCGTGTTCAAGCTCCTCGGCGGTGGCGTCGCGCACGTTGCGCACCGTCACGTCGAAGTTCAAGACCATTCCGGCGAGGGGCGCGTTGAAATCCACCTGTACCTTGTCGCCGTCTACTTCCAGCACGGTGAAGGGCAGCACGCTGCCGTCTTCCGCTTGGGCGTAGTAGGTGGCCCCAACTTCGGGCGCGTCGTCAAAGTCCTCGCGGTCGAGCTCTTCGACATTGTCCTCGTCGCGCTCGCCGTAGCCGTCTTCGGGCTGCACCGTCACGTGCAGGCTGTCGCCGGCCTTCTTGCCTTCCAGGGCCCGCTCGAGGCCGGGGATGATGTTGTTGTGCCCGTGCAGGTAGGTCAGGGGCTCGCCGGGTTCGCTCTGGTCGACGACCTCGCCCTCGACCTTGAGCACGTAATCCATTTCGACGACTTTGTCCTGGGTGATGTTCATGGTAACTCCACTGTAGAGGCTGGGGAAATGAGAGGGCTGGATGTACGCCGCAGTCTACCCTCTCCGGCCCGTTCGGGCCGAACAGTCCCTATCCTGCCCCCATGGCTGCCCCTTCCTTTCCCTCGCCGGCCTTCCCCATGCACGTCGGCGTGCAGGAGGCCCGCGAGCTGCTTGCCGCCCTGCTGCCCGTACCCGGCGCCGAGCGTGTTCCGCTGCGGGAGGCGCGGGGCCGCGTCCTGGCCGTGGACCTCCCAGCCCTCGTCAGCCACCCGAGTGCCACTGAGAGCGCCCTGGACGGCGTTGCGGCCCGTGCGGAAGATACGGATCAGGCCACGCCCGGGGCACCTGCGCGACTGCGTGTGGTGGGGGAGAGCCGCGCAGGTCTGGCTTTCGCGGGGAGGGTGGGGTCCGGCGAGTGTGTCCGCATCTACACCGGAGCGCCCATGCCGCCGGGCGCGGACGCGATCTGCCCTGTGGAACAGCTGGCGGAGGACGGGCCGGACCACGTGTTGCTCCAGCGCCCAGCCCGGCGTGAGGACGTGCGGCACGAGGGCGGCGATTTCCGGACCGGAGAAGTGGTGCTGCGCTCTGGCGTGCGCCTCACGCCGTCCCGACTGGCCCTTGCAGCGGCCCTGGGCCACCCGCAGGTGCCCGTCCTCCGCCGGGTGCGGGTGGCCCTGCTGTCTACCGGAGACGAGGTGATCGAGCCTGGCAGGCCGCTGCACCCGGGACAGGTGTACGACAGCAACAGTGCCGGCCTGGGGGCCATGTTGGAGGACTGCGGCTGCGAGGTGCTGCCCCTGGGCCACGCGCCGGACCGTCCCGAGGCGTTGGCTGAGGTCATCGCTGGGGTAGGCGGGGCGGACGTGCTCCTCACGAGCGGCGGAGTGAGCATGGGCCGGTACGACTTTATGCGTGACCTGCTCGTTCAGCAGGGCCGTGTCGCCTTCTGGAAGGTGCGGATGCGGCCCGGCGGCCCGGCGCTCGTGGGGGGCTGGCATGGCCTCCCCGTCGTCGGGTTGCCGGGCAATCCGGTGAGCAGCTTGGTGGTCTTTCACGTCATTGTGCGTCCCGTATTGACCGGTCAGCCGCTGGAGACGCTGAAGTTCCGGGCCGCCACACC is a genomic window containing:
- a CDS encoding NAD(P)/FAD-dependent oxidoreductase codes for the protein MKTLILGAGYAGLAAATKMKPVPELEALLVEQNPFHTFETRLHEAAAHNTRVTLPITPLLRGTGVQFEQAQVDGVNLDEREVTMKDGRVLTYDKLVVALGSVTNFYRIPGLAENAAELKQLSDADEIFNFVNRVFSNEYTGNRDIVVGGAGLTGVELVTELAQRASLLSRERGLPPFQIYLVEAGPKILPVLDDALRAKTEQVLRDYGIHILTGHRLMGATPDSVTVQTADGEQKVISAGKIIWTGGIQARDIVKGEHLEKGPGGRIAVDEFLRAKNYPDVFIIGDMGLALNQEGKPVPTTAQHAGQQGRLTGKNLVRLAQGQDLEAYEPTTLGEFVSLGGLMAVGWMKLPWNQKLAITGGLAHVMKRASEWRWRASID
- a CDS encoding GNAT family N-acetyltransferase, with amino-acid sequence MSLYPPPGLRVVRPTLALHGATDDLLAQLLPVVRDGVVGPPSHPFGGPMSLYEDNPWRERKWLQAIWPGCGNVRPDSRRLCLVVLLAGQAAGVQDPIGVDFDTCKTGSSFSWLAPGLRQWGLGRETRAAALHLALQGLGAQEAASEAFFDNGTSNRVFEVMGYRPNGTAWATQRGEPALLNRWRLERDAGEAGRRNDIGLIGVEECKPVLYIAGVSLPPFKAW
- a CDS encoding DUF4388 domain-containing protein; protein product: MVRGDLAVFPFMPVMQMLLSSGRAGRLSVTHSRGGELWFDPGELVHARAGSLTGDAALQVMSTLDAGQFTFAPDVPPSERTLELRRDAALRRLIEESGAWEGLMRMFPDWNRPLRFTSRWSDGQPVTRPQYVALSLLPEGLPLRTMLDRLDQPPRQVLEVIRPFVAAGLVELG
- the glp gene encoding gephyrin-like molybdotransferase Glp yields the protein MAAPSFPSPAFPMHVGVQEARELLAALLPVPGAERVPLREARGRVLAVDLPALVSHPSATESALDGVAARAEDTDQATPGAPARLRVVGESRAGLAFAGRVGSGECVRIYTGAPMPPGADAICPVEQLAEDGPDHVLLQRPARREDVRHEGGDFRTGEVVLRSGVRLTPSRLALAAALGHPQVPVLRRVRVALLSTGDEVIEPGRPLHPGQVYDSNSAGLGAMLEDCGCEVLPLGHAPDRPEALAEVIAGVGGADVLLTSGGVSMGRYDFMRDLLVQQGRVAFWKVRMRPGGPALVGGWHGLPVVGLPGNPVSSLVVFHVIVRPVLTGQPLETLKFRAATPFRGLPDKTAFWRGVVRGGEVRDYGQQGSGVLRSLSEANALVIVPEGGQVEVGQEVEVALL
- a CDS encoding FKBP-type peptidyl-prolyl cis-trans isomerase; translation: MNITQDKVVEMDYVLKVEGEVVDQSEPGEPLTYLHGHNNIIPGLERALEGKKAGDSLHVTVQPEDGYGERDEDNVEELDREDFDDAPEVGATYYAQAEDGSVLPFTVLEVDGDKVQVDFNAPLAGMVLNFDVTVRNVRDATAEELEHGHAHTPGMHDHE
- a CDS encoding NUDIX domain-containing protein, which gives rise to MVTFHTTQEEARADAHERQLREKVLCFVVRRAQDRVELLVFGHSPNEAAGVQVVAGGVEAGETPAQAAVRELQEESGLTLEHPQYLASYLWKAQLPHRFTRQVCHAYTFAAPKNLSTTWDTLAGGQYLFRFRWADLHTFRAGLGDGRGPARTAAAPSGRPTGESA